A window of the Pseudomonas gozinkensis genome harbors these coding sequences:
- a CDS encoding non-ribosomal peptide synthetase, which produces MMSASNHMPLLTRFAEQVRRNPQAPAVIDQSLTLTYAELASASERIARGLLARGTEPGQSLALCMPRCWQWLAAILGALKVGAVVVPLDRASPRKRRELMLADAACVGLITLDEEPLWSPSLWQTRVEALLDQPDAPPQTLAEDFAEVMFLFYTSGTTGTPKAVEVGERGLQRLAHSDGYIEIRPMDRFACLSNPAFDACSFELWAPLLNGGCCVMIADEDVLDARRLAEVLERTRVDNLFMTVSLFNTLIAEWPSCFSSVRQVLIGGEQISAAAVRGWYRANPESRCRIFNVYGPTECTTFALCWPISRDFAGDSAPIGRPLPDTGVLVLDEQQRPVPAGEVGELYLSGSGVARGYRNRPEETARQFVRLPDLDGGAQVHYRTGDLVRRNAEGLIEYLGRVDRQVKIRGFRIEPGEVEQRLLEYPGVAQVYVCTRRQAAEDHQLLAFIVPRGDLDYHAFENHLRTQLAPYMRPHQLYLVERLPLTANGKIDRDGLLAQGLKPWHPVLAVTDNESVSLALGWLLSQARSLLGQPALSAQDDWLGSGGDSLKAMRLRSAIRVRWQREITLDALLNEPFSSLAEQLTGETNGDSIYPPAPPISNAKRLPATAEQHRLWLLQQRSPTSMAYSVPLILHLASGIEVTALAEAVGRLVQRHPGLRTAFAPGADGLDQVIAEQRPACRTFAVGHFTEDNWQAFAELVFAVPFDLSTPNLFQAWLLPFADGSCRLLLNLHHIIVDGWSVNLLFDDLAQLYADVLQGRDSPQPAARLTTLQFGQWQRQWGVDPHYRDQRRALAELHRRQEEPSPALMPMREISPDARLHREPLGTLRSAALERFCTQQRLTRFEVLFSVFAWSLYALTGCERPRIASPVSNRPLAEFEDTVGMFANTVLIPTAVEQALCLGEQLCKQTTAVREVLALQDVALADLVEDLRLSSSPLLFDFMFVLENTDYAALADSNLRASLEFNEQLHAKCPLTLLMVGSGSQLECWWEYQCSYFDAEQMRTVNALFRRGLDLLLESPAANLDDFLGAYRRSLPPASEGPQMTLPFNTLADGFEHQVHCTPEAVALVQGQRRLTYGELNALANTLAATLIEHHPLPAGDAPLHVVLFLDASVEHIVTLLALAKLNLTAVPLDPAYPVAIQRQVLEQAQPHCVLFSDTTVAALDDLNAGRFATHRVDLHADAKAFERPRHTGERPLYTLFTSGSTGTPKGVQVSERTLCNLLQWQRTEGQLPAKAVTLQFSMLSFDVSFQEIFSTLCGGGCYHLITPRWRQDAEALLDYMVKARIERLFLPYVALQHLAQTAVARGIYPSALREVITAGEQLLCTDALRNWFGGMPHASLFNHYGPTETHVVSALRLPPVARDWPLRAPIGHAVGNARLLLVDEHDRPVPIGSRGYLLVAGSMVARCYLADPALNAARFVELADGCLYYRTGDLAWADAQGCLHYLGRDDQQIKLSGHRLELGQIEAALMQVPEVVNAVVAVQASPPRLIAWLQLDGQPATSQQLDRQVARLLPAHVRIDEYRRINLWPRTPSGKIDRKALPNLGEALERRSTPQSVVQLSALERQLSELFQAVIGRDIEPDQTFFEAGATSLGLMRLHGRYAKELPHKVTMADLFEHVTVRRLAAHLSTAPVAAVERVRQTDAGHQPMAIIGMSVNVAGAQNLSEFWAMVQGNGLGIEHFAAEEGLVGARSQLAGMLDFDPEYFGISRQEARLMDPQQRHLLMACVQALQHAAIVPSADGPRIGLIASCGETTYFQQMLRETAEDDLPDGFQLALHHDKDFLATKAAYHLDLNGPALSVQAACGSSLIAVHLASSMLRQGDSDVMLAAGVLIDLTLTEGYRHRSQHIFSADGLCRPFSDDASGTLGASGYGVVVLKPLAKARADGDRIYALLEGSALNNDGRAKMSYTAPSVAGQSAVIRDALNRAGLTGADIGYIEAHGTGTLLGDPIEVAALTKAFGDAPTGHCALASVKSQIGHLGAAAGVVGLIRASLAVFHGVLPPNLGFGRINPQIDLEHSPFYVPTTSRPWPQGRRRLAGVSSFGIGGTNAHVIVGAAPTAQEGGEETLPLLMVSAHSRAELLRDIATIREYLHANPEQQSALLRYLQSGRRQLRWRFAMVCRAGDDIPLQPTSIKEITASGAQLKIVDQSPQELLDAWYEGTNIQWPQRSAPPPWDLPPSSFDLQTYRFQTPVAAQPDAPALERQPLADWFHQRQWVRTRRLSGVTTAGSREVLILCSHDAPESTLLTSLNAVYRRVIHVRAGNGFKRLNPDRFELDPLDNEALNRLLAEVAEPDLGELDWLHALPLAVSGAVNEQSLDLAQWACLDTVSTLMQAWGQTVRTTRLRLWLMSWQACPVDGEVRRPELAALAGITEVVPQEYPVRCHWLDWPASRLDAQTATLAALLADPSSLPRRMAVRDGYLWQPRLLPQPLTGPATTSLLPEDGKFLVLGGSGGIGQTLCEHLLQAPARRVVLLSRKGQLPASLAAYASRIDCIKADIADLPRWPQILDQLAVRYGRLSGVIHAAGVGAGSLIRHRDARQMAEAMAAKTRGMLAVEALIEHLTPGFVLYCSSMSALFGGAGHLDYAAASGGLDGFTHYRPNATDACLRLGINWDIWRDIGMATTSNGGDAAHLEHLTVGLSAEEGCRVFDLAMATQLPQLLISTTGIDTARRFYPVRHGAVTAPVEVPKGFDLSARLHECLCKWLGVAELEDDDSLYDLGADSLTLLDLIDELQAATGEVFQLSQFSHKVSLSEVLGLVSTATVEEAPGVTLPGWHDAVRIDQWHAGAGRDWLYLIHPVGGDVQAYRELVSALPAELGVCVIADPALRLPQLPSISVEERARRYLEAIKTHLPHGSTWRLAGWSFGAWVAQALCHQAQADGFRQPLLYLIDPPAPDAGAELAGIDEQTIEQVFQREFAQRWPAVEGQGMAEERQAYLQRLTVCCRNNMTSMIDFQPPALATTAVRLFIAGQANPYGLGNDWNPDDLQRNWQALLPQLRSWQTLDTDHYGIVAGRWARLLAEVIGTDEPSP; this is translated from the coding sequence ATGATGAGTGCGTCCAATCACATGCCGTTGCTCACGCGTTTTGCCGAGCAAGTGCGGCGTAATCCGCAAGCCCCGGCGGTGATCGATCAGTCGCTCACGCTGACTTACGCGGAACTGGCCAGCGCCAGTGAACGCATCGCCCGAGGATTGCTGGCGCGCGGCACCGAGCCCGGCCAGTCGCTGGCGTTGTGCATGCCGCGTTGCTGGCAATGGCTGGCGGCGATTCTCGGCGCGCTGAAAGTCGGCGCGGTGGTGGTGCCGCTGGATCGGGCCAGCCCGCGCAAACGTCGGGAATTGATGCTGGCGGATGCGGCGTGTGTCGGCCTGATTACCCTGGATGAAGAACCGTTGTGGTCGCCGTCGCTATGGCAAACCAGAGTCGAGGCTTTGCTCGATCAGCCGGACGCTCCGCCGCAAACACTGGCCGAAGATTTTGCCGAGGTGATGTTCCTGTTCTACACCTCGGGCACCACCGGCACGCCGAAAGCGGTCGAGGTTGGCGAACGCGGCTTGCAGCGGCTGGCGCACAGCGACGGCTATATCGAGATTCGTCCGATGGACCGCTTCGCCTGCCTGTCCAACCCGGCGTTCGATGCGTGCAGTTTCGAACTGTGGGCGCCGCTGCTCAACGGCGGTTGCTGCGTGATGATCGCCGACGAGGACGTGCTGGATGCGCGACGTCTGGCCGAAGTGCTGGAGCGGACCCGGGTCGACAATCTGTTCATGACGGTGTCGCTGTTCAATACGTTGATTGCCGAGTGGCCGTCGTGCTTTTCCAGCGTGCGGCAGGTGCTGATCGGCGGTGAGCAGATCAGCGCTGCCGCCGTGCGCGGATGGTATCGGGCCAATCCTGAGAGCCGCTGCCGGATTTTCAACGTCTATGGCCCCACCGAGTGCACCACGTTTGCCTTGTGCTGGCCGATCAGCCGCGACTTTGCCGGTGACTCGGCGCCGATTGGCCGACCGTTGCCGGATACCGGCGTGTTGGTGCTGGATGAGCAGCAACGGCCGGTGCCGGCGGGCGAGGTGGGCGAGCTGTATTTGAGTGGCAGCGGTGTCGCTCGAGGTTATCGCAACCGGCCCGAAGAAACCGCCCGCCAGTTCGTGCGCTTGCCCGATCTCGACGGCGGTGCGCAGGTGCATTACCGCACCGGTGATCTGGTACGGCGCAATGCCGAAGGCTTGATCGAGTATCTGGGGCGGGTCGACCGGCAGGTGAAGATTCGCGGCTTCCGGATCGAACCGGGGGAGGTGGAGCAACGGCTGCTGGAGTATCCGGGCGTGGCGCAGGTGTACGTCTGCACCCGACGTCAGGCGGCGGAGGATCATCAGTTGCTGGCGTTCATCGTGCCGCGCGGGGATCTGGACTATCACGCCTTCGAAAACCATCTGCGGACACAACTGGCGCCGTATATGCGGCCACATCAGTTGTACCTGGTGGAGCGCCTGCCGCTGACGGCCAATGGCAAAATCGACCGCGACGGGTTGCTGGCGCAGGGGCTGAAGCCGTGGCATCCAGTCCTGGCGGTTACGGATAACGAAAGCGTGTCACTGGCGCTGGGCTGGTTGCTGAGTCAGGCCCGCTCGCTGCTCGGCCAACCGGCCCTGAGCGCGCAGGACGACTGGCTGGGCAGTGGCGGCGATTCGCTCAAGGCCATGCGCCTGCGTTCGGCGATTCGTGTCCGTTGGCAGCGCGAGATCACTCTCGACGCGTTGCTCAACGAGCCTTTCTCGTCATTGGCCGAACAACTGACCGGTGAAACGAACGGCGATTCGATCTACCCACCTGCGCCACCGATCAGTAACGCCAAACGCCTGCCGGCCACCGCCGAACAGCACCGTTTGTGGCTGTTGCAGCAACGTTCGCCGACCTCGATGGCCTATAGCGTGCCGCTGATTCTGCATCTGGCTTCAGGTATCGAAGTCACGGCACTGGCCGAGGCCGTTGGGCGTCTGGTGCAGCGTCATCCTGGATTGCGCACGGCTTTTGCGCCCGGTGCCGATGGACTCGATCAGGTAATCGCCGAGCAGCGTCCGGCCTGTCGCACCTTCGCGGTCGGGCATTTCACCGAAGACAACTGGCAGGCCTTCGCCGAGCTGGTGTTCGCCGTGCCGTTCGACCTGAGCACACCCAACCTGTTTCAGGCCTGGCTGTTGCCGTTCGCCGACGGCAGCTGCCGCTTGTTGCTGAACCTGCATCACATCATCGTCGATGGCTGGTCGGTGAACCTGCTGTTCGACGACCTGGCGCAGCTCTACGCCGATGTCCTGCAGGGCCGCGACAGCCCGCAACCGGCCGCCCGGTTGACGACACTGCAGTTTGGCCAGTGGCAGCGCCAGTGGGGCGTCGATCCGCATTATCGCGACCAGCGCCGCGCACTCGCCGAGTTGCATCGCCGCCAGGAAGAACCGTCGCCTGCATTGATGCCGATGCGCGAAATCAGCCCGGACGCCCGGTTGCACCGGGAACCCTTGGGCACCCTGCGCAGCGCAGCCCTTGAACGTTTTTGCACTCAACAGCGGCTGACCCGTTTCGAAGTGCTGTTCAGTGTCTTCGCCTGGAGCCTGTATGCCCTGACCGGGTGCGAGCGGCCACGGATCGCCAGCCCGGTGTCGAATCGGCCGCTGGCGGAGTTCGAAGACACCGTCGGCATGTTTGCCAACACCGTGCTGATCCCCACTGCCGTCGAGCAGGCATTGTGCCTGGGCGAACAGTTGTGCAAGCAGACCACCGCCGTGCGCGAAGTGCTGGCGTTGCAGGACGTGGCGCTGGCGGATCTGGTGGAAGACCTGCGGCTGTCGTCGAGCCCGTTGCTGTTCGATTTCATGTTTGTGCTGGAGAACACCGATTACGCCGCATTGGCCGACTCGAACCTGCGCGCCTCGCTGGAATTCAACGAGCAGTTGCACGCCAAGTGCCCGCTGACGTTGTTGATGGTGGGGAGCGGGTCGCAACTGGAATGCTGGTGGGAATATCAGTGCAGCTATTTTGATGCCGAACAGATGCGGACGGTGAACGCGCTGTTCCGCCGAGGGCTGGACCTGTTGCTGGAAAGCCCGGCGGCCAACCTCGACGATTTCCTCGGTGCGTATCGACGCAGTCTGCCACCGGCCAGCGAAGGCCCGCAGATGACGCTGCCGTTCAACACATTGGCGGACGGATTCGAGCATCAAGTGCATTGCACGCCGGAGGCGGTTGCGCTGGTTCAAGGGCAGCGCCGTCTCACCTACGGCGAGCTGAATGCGCTGGCCAATACTCTGGCGGCCACCCTGATCGAGCATCATCCATTGCCGGCCGGGGACGCACCGCTGCATGTCGTGCTGTTTCTCGATGCCTCGGTGGAACACATCGTCACCTTGCTGGCGCTGGCCAAACTCAATCTGACTGCCGTGCCGCTGGATCCTGCTTATCCGGTGGCGATCCAGCGTCAGGTGCTGGAGCAGGCGCAACCGCATTGTGTGCTGTTCAGCGACACGACGGTGGCGGCGCTTGATGATCTGAACGCCGGACGATTCGCCACGCATCGGGTCGATCTGCACGCCGATGCCAAAGCGTTCGAGCGTCCACGCCACACCGGTGAACGGCCGCTGTACACGCTGTTCACCTCCGGATCCACCGGCACGCCCAAAGGTGTGCAAGTGTCCGAGCGAACCCTGTGCAACCTGCTGCAATGGCAGCGCACCGAAGGTCAGTTGCCGGCGAAAGCGGTAACGCTGCAGTTCTCGATGCTGTCGTTCGACGTATCGTTCCAGGAGATTTTCAGCACCCTGTGCGGGGGCGGTTGTTATCACCTGATCACGCCGCGCTGGCGTCAGGATGCCGAGGCGTTGCTGGATTACATGGTCAAGGCGCGGATCGAGCGCCTGTTCCTGCCATACGTGGCCTTGCAGCATCTGGCGCAAACCGCCGTGGCCCGCGGCATTTACCCGTCGGCGCTGCGTGAGGTGATCACGGCCGGCGAGCAATTGCTCTGCACCGATGCGCTGCGCAACTGGTTCGGCGGTATGCCGCATGCCTCGTTGTTCAACCACTATGGCCCGACCGAAACCCACGTGGTCAGCGCCTTGCGCCTGCCGCCGGTGGCGCGGGACTGGCCGTTGCGTGCGCCGATCGGCCATGCCGTCGGCAATGCGCGGTTGCTGCTGGTCGATGAACACGACCGCCCGGTGCCAATCGGCAGTCGCGGCTATCTGCTGGTCGCTGGCTCGATGGTTGCCCGTTGCTATCTGGCTGATCCTGCGCTGAACGCTGCGCGGTTTGTCGAGCTGGCAGACGGCTGTTTGTACTACCGCACCGGCGATCTGGCGTGGGCCGATGCCCAGGGCTGCCTGCATTATCTGGGACGTGACGATCAGCAGATCAAACTCAGCGGCCATCGTCTGGAACTGGGGCAGATCGAGGCGGCGCTGATGCAGGTGCCGGAAGTGGTCAACGCGGTGGTGGCGGTTCAGGCCAGTCCACCACGGCTGATCGCCTGGCTGCAACTCGATGGCCAACCTGCAACGTCGCAACAACTGGATCGTCAGGTTGCGCGGCTGCTGCCGGCCCATGTGCGGATCGATGAGTACCGACGGATCAACCTCTGGCCACGCACCCCCAGCGGCAAGATCGACCGCAAGGCCTTGCCGAATCTGGGCGAGGCGTTGGAGCGGCGCAGCACGCCACAATCGGTTGTTCAATTGAGTGCGCTGGAGCGACAACTGAGCGAGTTGTTCCAGGCTGTCATCGGCCGTGACATCGAGCCGGACCAGACCTTCTTCGAGGCCGGCGCCACCAGCCTCGGCCTGATGCGTTTGCATGGCCGTTACGCCAAAGAGTTGCCGCACAAGGTGACGATGGCCGATCTGTTCGAACACGTCACGGTGCGGCGTCTGGCGGCGCACCTGTCGACCGCGCCGGTGGCAGCGGTGGAGCGTGTCCGGCAAACCGATGCAGGTCATCAGCCGATGGCGATCATCGGCATGTCGGTCAACGTGGCCGGGGCGCAGAACCTGTCCGAGTTCTGGGCGATGGTGCAAGGCAATGGGCTGGGCATCGAGCACTTTGCCGCTGAAGAAGGGCTGGTCGGCGCCCGCAGTCAGCTGGCGGGCATGCTTGATTTCGATCCCGAGTATTTCGGCATCAGCCGCCAGGAAGCGCGCCTGATGGACCCGCAACAGCGGCATCTGCTGATGGCGTGCGTGCAGGCCCTGCAACACGCGGCCATCGTTCCGTCGGCGGACGGCCCGCGCATCGGTCTGATCGCCAGCTGCGGCGAAACCACCTACTTCCAGCAGATGCTGCGCGAAACCGCCGAAGACGATTTGCCGGACGGCTTCCAGCTGGCGCTGCACCACGACAAGGATTTTCTGGCGACCAAGGCCGCGTATCACCTGGACCTCAACGGCCCGGCCCTCAGCGTGCAAGCCGCTTGCGGCAGCTCATTGATCGCCGTGCACCTGGCCAGTTCGATGCTGCGTCAGGGCGACAGTGACGTGATGCTCGCGGCCGGGGTGCTGATCGACTTGACCCTGACCGAGGGCTACCGGCATCGCTCGCAGCACATCTTTTCTGCCGACGGTCTGTGCCGTCCGTTCAGCGACGACGCCAGCGGCACCCTCGGCGCCAGTGGTTACGGCGTGGTGGTGCTTAAACCGTTGGCCAAGGCGCGGGCCGATGGCGACCGGATCTATGCGTTGCTCGAAGGCTCGGCGTTGAACAACGACGGGCGGGCCAAGATGAGTTACACCGCACCGTCGGTGGCGGGGCAGAGCGCGGTCATTCGTGATGCCTTGAACCGCGCCGGATTGACCGGTGCCGACATCGGCTACATCGAGGCCCACGGCACCGGCACCTTGCTGGGCGATCCGATCGAAGTCGCGGCGTTGACCAAGGCTTTCGGCGACGCACCAACCGGCCATTGCGCGCTGGCTTCGGTGAAAAGCCAGATCGGTCACCTGGGCGCGGCGGCGGGGGTGGTCGGGCTGATTCGCGCCAGCCTCGCGGTGTTCCATGGCGTGCTGCCGCCGAACCTCGGTTTTGGCCGGATCAACCCGCAGATTGATCTGGAGCATTCGCCGTTTTACGTGCCGACCACGTCCCGGCCATGGCCGCAAGGGCGGCGGCGACTGGCGGGTGTCAGCAGTTTCGGGATCGGCGGGACCAACGCGCATGTCATCGTCGGCGCGGCGCCCACGGCGCAGGAAGGGGGCGAGGAAACGTTACCGCTGCTGATGGTTTCGGCCCACAGTCGAGCGGAGTTGCTGCGCGATATCGCGACGATTCGCGAATACCTGCATGCGAACCCGGAGCAGCAGAGCGCGTTGCTACGGTACTTGCAGTCAGGTCGCCGGCAACTGCGCTGGCGCTTCGCGATGGTCTGCCGGGCAGGTGACGACATTCCGTTGCAGCCAACCTCGATCAAGGAAATCACCGCTTCGGGCGCGCAACTTAAAATCGTCGATCAATCGCCGCAGGAACTGCTGGACGCCTGGTACGAAGGCACGAATATCCAGTGGCCGCAGCGCTCGGCACCGCCGCCCTGGGATTTGCCGCCGTCGTCGTTCGATCTTCAGACGTATCGTTTCCAGACGCCTGTAGCTGCTCAACCTGATGCGCCAGCCCTTGAGCGACAACCGCTGGCGGACTGGTTCCACCAGCGACAGTGGGTGCGCACCCGGCGCCTGAGCGGAGTAACCACGGCTGGATCCCGTGAAGTGCTGATCCTGTGCAGCCATGACGCGCCCGAATCGACCTTGCTGACGAGCTTGAACGCTGTATACCGACGCGTGATTCATGTGCGCGCCGGCAACGGCTTCAAGCGTTTGAACCCGGACCGTTTCGAGCTGGATCCGCTGGACAACGAAGCCCTGAACCGGTTGCTCGCCGAAGTTGCAGAACCAGACCTTGGCGAGCTCGACTGGCTGCATGCCTTGCCGCTGGCGGTGTCGGGCGCGGTCAACGAGCAATCGCTGGATCTGGCGCAGTGGGCCTGTCTGGACACGGTCAGCACGCTGATGCAGGCCTGGGGACAAACCGTGCGCACGACCCGTCTGCGCCTGTGGTTGATGTCATGGCAGGCGTGCCCGGTGGACGGCGAAGTGCGACGTCCCGAGCTGGCAGCGCTGGCCGGCATCACCGAAGTGGTGCCGCAGGAATACCCGGTGCGTTGCCACTGGCTGGATTGGCCGGCGTCACGCCTCGATGCGCAGACAGCTACGCTGGCGGCATTGCTGGCCGATCCTTCGTCGTTGCCTCGGCGAATGGCAGTGCGCGACGGTTACCTGTGGCAGCCACGCTTGCTGCCTCAGCCATTGACCGGCCCGGCAACGACGTCTCTTTTACCGGAAGATGGAAAGTTTCTGGTGCTCGGCGGCAGCGGCGGCATCGGCCAGACCTTGTGCGAACACCTGCTACAGGCACCCGCGCGCCGTGTGGTGCTGCTTTCGCGCAAGGGGCAATTGCCGGCGTCTCTGGCGGCGTACGCGTCGCGGATCGACTGCATCAAAGCAGACATCGCCGACCTGCCGCGCTGGCCGCAGATCCTAGATCAACTGGCCGTTCGTTACGGTCGCCTGAGTGGTGTGATTCATGCGGCGGGCGTCGGTGCGGGCAGCCTGATTCGCCACCGCGATGCCCGGCAAATGGCCGAGGCCATGGCCGCCAAGACTCGCGGCATGCTGGCGGTCGAAGCCTTGATCGAACACCTGACGCCGGGTTTTGTCCTGTACTGCTCGTCGATGTCGGCACTGTTCGGCGGCGCGGGACATCTGGATTACGCGGCGGCCAGCGGGGGGCTCGACGGCTTCACCCACTATCGTCCGAATGCGACCGACGCTTGCCTGCGCCTGGGGATCAACTGGGACATCTGGCGCGACATCGGCATGGCCACCACCAGTAACGGCGGAGACGCCGCGCACCTGGAGCATCTGACGGTCGGTCTGTCGGCGGAAGAGGGCTGCCGAGTATTCGATCTGGCAATGGCGACGCAGTTGCCGCAGCTGTTGATCTCCACCACCGGCATCGACACGGCGCGGCGGTTTTATCCGGTTCGTCACGGTGCCGTGACCGCACCGGTCGAGGTGCCGAAGGGCTTCGATCTGTCGGCGCGCTTGCATGAGTGTCTGTGCAAGTGGCTCGGTGTGGCCGAGCTGGAAGATGACGATTCGCTGTACGACCTGGGCGCGGATTCGCTGACGCTGCTCGACCTGATCGACGAACTGCAAGCCGCTACCGGCGAGGTTTTCCAACTGTCGCAATTCAGCCACAAGGTCAGCCTGAGCGAAGTGCTGGGACTGGTCTCGACCGCGACGGTTGAAGAGGCTCCCGGCGTAACACTGCCGGGCTGGCACGACGCAGTGCGGATCGATCAATGGCATGCCGGTGCTGGCCGCGATTGGCTGTACCTGATTCATCCGGTGGGCGGCGATGTTCAGGCCTATCGGGAACTGGTCTCGGCGCTACCGGCGGAACTGGGCGTGTGCGTGATCGCCGACCCGGCGTTGCGTCTGCCGCAGTTGCCGAGCATCAGCGTGGAAGAACGTGCACGCAGGTATCTGGAGGCGATCAAGACCCATCTTCCGCACGGCAGCACCTGGCGGCTGGCAGGCTGGTCCTTCGGCGCATGGGTGGCGCAGGCCTTGTGTCACCAGGCCCAGGCTGACGGGTTCAGGCAACCGTTGTTGTACCTGATCGACCCACCCGCGCCGGATGCCGGTGCAGAGTTGGCCGGCATCGACGAACAGACCATCGAACAGGTGTTCCAGCGCGAGTTTGCCCAGCGCTGGCCGGCGGTTGAAGGGCAGGGCATGGCCGAGGAACGGCAGGCGTATCTGCAACGGCTGACAGTGTGCTGCCGCAACAACATGACCAGCATGATCGACTTCCAGCCACCAGCGCTGGCGACCACAGCGGTGCGGCTGTTCATCGCCGGGCAGGCCAATCCTTACGGACTGGGCAACGACTGGAACCCGGACGACCTGCAACGCAACTGGCAGGCCTTGCTGCCGCAGTTGCGCAGCTGGCAAACCCTGGACACCGATCACTACGGCATCGTGGCGGGCCGCTGGGCGCGGTTGCTGGCCGAAGTCATCGGTACGGATGAGCCTTCACCATGA
- a CDS encoding MbtH family protein — translation MNDAQLQFDVVINAQGQYSLWPAGKPMASGWSEAGMRGERQVCLDYINEHWIDMRPRSLREQSSVSFQ, via the coding sequence ATGAATGACGCACAACTGCAATTCGATGTGGTGATCAACGCTCAGGGTCAGTATTCCCTGTGGCCGGCGGGCAAGCCGATGGCCAGCGGCTGGAGCGAGGCGGGGATGCGTGGCGAACGCCAGGTCTGTCTGGATTACATCAACGAGCACTGGATCGACATGCGCCCGCGTTCGCTGCGCGAGCAGTCATCGGTGTCGTTCCAATAA
- a CDS encoding TauD/TfdA dioxygenase family protein: MDQLALKAIERIAAERRAPYQHITVERITPIIGAEIGGVDLSQPLSDEQLAEIRRAFLENHVVVFRDQHLTVDEHKAFGRLFGELRALPVEDIDGDDPELVVIRANAQSRYVAGETWHTDGTADLAPSMGSMLYVKETPAIGTGGDTLFANMHLALEMLSPTMQQFLCELTAIHDGAIPWKGYEAPANLPKTEHPVVVRHPETGRQSLFVNSGFTSHIVQLSGGESQVLLNMLFDLVAREPVLSCRVRWAPNSLVFWDNRCTQHHAVWDYFPHSRYGERVTILGTQPKA; this comes from the coding sequence ATGGATCAGTTGGCACTCAAGGCAATCGAGCGCATCGCCGCCGAACGGCGCGCGCCGTATCAGCACATCACGGTCGAGCGAATCACGCCGATCATCGGCGCCGAGATCGGCGGCGTCGATCTCTCGCAACCGCTGAGCGACGAGCAGCTCGCGGAAATCCGCCGGGCCTTTCTGGAAAACCACGTGGTGGTGTTCCGCGATCAGCATCTGACGGTGGACGAGCACAAGGCTTTTGGCCGGCTGTTCGGTGAGCTGCGGGCGCTGCCGGTGGAGGACATCGACGGCGATGACCCGGAACTGGTGGTGATCCGCGCCAATGCGCAATCGCGCTACGTGGCCGGCGAAACCTGGCACACCGACGGCACTGCCGATCTGGCGCCGTCCATGGGCTCGATGCTGTACGTCAAGGAGACTCCGGCCATCGGCACCGGTGGCGATACGTTGTTCGCCAACATGCACCTGGCGCTGGAAATGCTGTCGCCGACGATGCAGCAGTTTCTCTGCGAATTGACCGCGATCCACGACGGCGCGATTCCGTGGAAGGGTTATGAGGCGCCGGCCAACCTGCCGAAAACCGAACACCCGGTGGTAGTTCGCCACCCGGAAACCGGGCGCCAATCACTGTTCGTCAATTCCGGGTTTACGTCGCACATCGTTCAGTTGTCCGGCGGTGAAAGTCAGGTGCTGCTGAACATGCTGTTCGACCTGGTCGCCCGCGAACCGGTCCTCAGCTGCCGCGTGCGCTGGGCGCCGAATAGCCTGGTGTTCTGGGACAACCGTTGCACCCAGCACCATGCGGTCTGGGATTATTTCCCGCATTCGCGGTATGGCGAGCGGGTGACGATTCTGGGGACGCAGCCGAAGGCGTGA